In the Fusarium oxysporum f. sp. lycopersici 4287 chromosome 9, whole genome shotgun sequence genome, one interval contains:
- a CDS encoding transcriptional adapter 2-alpha: MGVIRKKTITRGGEGGVKYVCDVCSSDITSTVRIRCADSDCSDFDLCVSCFAKGESRNAHNPATHAFRVIEQNSFPIFDREWGADEELLLLEGAEIYGLGSWADIADHIGGFREKDEVRDHYLSTYVDSSHFPLPERCSPHDCELANEIPREEFQARKKRRIEERRDAAKNAPALQPKTKPTASVPSCHEIQGYMPGRLEFETEYANEAEEAVQLMQFDPGDGLNPRTGELEPEMELKLTVMDIYNARLTQRVERKKVIFEHNLLEYRENTKLEKRRTKEERDLLQKAKPFARMMNQQDFEEFNQGLLDELNLRQAITQLQEWRNMRIGDLRSGEKYENEKASRIQKAIPMGSMDRERLASAQRSKQPPPPEPPSGSALLIAPELPARLLPTPAAEVNGDVKPLTNGHADGLANGQTNGQVNGVTNGVNGVNGVNGHATPKQRYTAQPISGVQPMPMTQDTAPDLHLLTPEEVKLCEVIRLQPKPYLMIKEQILKEALKTNGTLKKKQAKEICRLDSQKGGRIFDFFINSGWVGKA; the protein is encoded by the exons ATGGGTGTGATACGCAAGAAAACAATCACAAGAGGTGGCGAAGGTGGTGTTAAATACGTTTGCGATGTGTGCTCATCAGATATTACATCTACG GTCCGCATCCGATGCGCCGACTCAGACTGCAGTGACTTCGACCTCTGTGTCTCGTGTTTCGCCAAAGGTGAATCACGAAATGCTCACAATCCTGCGACACACGCTTTTCGTGTGATTGAACAAAACTCATTCCCTATCTTTGATCGAGAATGGGGTGCCGACGAAGAATTACTCCTCCTAGAGGGCGCCGAAATATATGGTCTCGGCTCATGGGCCGATATCGCAGATCATATTGGCGGTTTCCGTGAGAAGGACGAGGTTCGCGATCACTACTTATCGACTTACGTCGACTCGTCTCACTTTCCACTACCCGAACGGTGCAGCCCTCACGATTGCGAATTGGCCAACGAAATCCCCAGAGAAGAATTTCAGGCACGCAAGAAGCGACGAATAGAGGAGCGACGAGATGCAGCTAAGAACGCGCCCGCTCTACAACCTAAAACAAAACCAACAGCTAGTGTACCTAGCTGTCACGAGATTCAAGGATATATGCCTGGTCGTTTGGAGTTCGAGACCGAATATGCAAAtgaggcagaagaagctgtccAGTTGATGCAGTTCGATCCGGGTGATGGTTTGAACCCCAGGACAGGCGAGCTTGAACCTGAAATGGAACTCAAGCTCACAGTGATGGACATATACAACGCTCGACTGACACAGCGTGTGGAGCGTAAAAAGGTTATCTTTGAGCACAATCTTCTTGAATATAGAGAGAACACAAAGCTGGAGAAGAGGCGGACCAAAGAAGAAAGGGATTTGCTGCAGAAAGCCAAACCATTCGCCCGCATGATGAACCAACAGGACTTTGAGGAGTTCAATCAAGGTCTTCTCGATGAACTTAATCTACGACAAGCCATCACGCAGCTGCAAGAGTGGCGAAACATGCGTATCGGCGACCTTCGAAGTGGCGAGAAGTACGAGAATGAGAAGGCCTCGAGGATCCAGAAGGCAATCCCTATGGGCTCCATGGATCGCGAGCGTCTAGCATCTGCACAGAGGTCTaagcaacctcctcctcccgAGCCACCAAGTGGATCTGCCCTTCTTATCGCCCCAGAACTTCCTGCTCGACTACTACCAACGCCTGCTGCGGAAGTCAATGGCGATGTAAAGCCATTAACAAATGGTCATGCTGATGGCCTAGCCAATGGCCAGACAAACGGCCAGGTCAATGGAGTAACTAATGGAGTCAACGGAGTCAATGGAGTAAATGGCCATGCAACTCCTAAGCAGAGATACACGGCCCAACCCATCTCCGGCGTACAACCAATGCCCATGACCCAAGACACCGCACCAGACTTGCATCTCCTCACACCAGAAGAGGTCAAGCTTTGCGAAGTCATTAGACTGCAGCCTAAGCCATATCTTATGATCAAGGAGCAGATCCTCAAGGAAGCTCTCAAGACAAACGGCacgttgaagaagaagcaagcaAAGGAGATCTGTAGGTTGGACTCGCAAAAGGGAGGGCGCATATTCGATTTCTTTATTAATTCAGGATGGGTGGGCAAGGCGTGA
- a CDS encoding galactose-1-phosphate uridylyltransferase yields the protein MPDQILDDISHRRYNPLTDSWLLVSPHRTKRPWQGQQEAAVASKLPEYDPKCYLCPGNPRAAGDQNPNYEKTFAFVNDYSAVKQEQPDYDAKASSNDLESLLLQAQGVKGVCYVLTFSPKHHVTLADMTAEEIVPVIEHWTRIYANHLTPSNPRAAEADKLAISMPKDAAPSPEEQYRYMQIFENKGAAMGCSNPHPHCQVWTTSTMPEEPGKELVQMTKYRNQHGGRNLLGDYVKLELEKQERVVWENDAFVIVCPWWAVWPFEVLVLPKRHIRSLLDFKPEERLQFAEAIQEVTRRYDNLFECNFPYSSGLHQAPLDGTPEEMESAYFHMHFYPPLLRSATVKKFLVGYELLAEPQRDITPEQATVRLRNCGGELYRKSL from the exons ATGCCTGATCAAATTCTTGACGACATCTCTCACCGTCGATACAATCCCCTCACGGATTCATGGCTGCTTGTATCGCCTCACCGCACGAAGCGACCTTGGCA AGGACAGCAAGAAGCTGCTGTCGCATCAAAACTTCCAGAATATGACCCCAAA TGCTATCTCTGTCCCGGAAACCCGCGAGCCGCTGGCGACCAGAATCCGAATTACGAAAAGACTTTTGCCTTTGTGAACGACTACAGCGCCGTTAAGCAAGAGCAGCCAGATTATGATGCGAAAGCCTCATCCAATGATCTGgaatctcttcttcttcaagctcagGGCGTCAAGGGCGTGTGTTACGTGCTCACTTTCTCACCCAAGCACCATGTTACACTTGCAGACATGACAGCTGAGGAGATTGTTCCCGTCATTGAGCATTGGACTCGAATCTACGCCAACCATCTGACACCGTCAAACCCCCGGGCCGCGGAAGCTGACAAGCTCGCTATTTCTATGCCAAAGGACGCTGCACCTTCTCCTGAAGAGCAGTACCGATATATGCAGATCTTTGAGAACAAGGGCGCGGCCATGGGATGCTCTAaccctcatcctcactgcCAGGTCTGGACCACCTCGACCATGCCTGAAGAGCCAGGCAAGGAGCTTGTGCAAATGACCAAGTACCGAAACCAACACGGTGGCCGAAACCTTCTAGGCGACTACGtgaagcttgagcttgaaaaGCAAGAACGAGTTGTCTGGGAGAACGACGCTTTTGTGATTGTATGCCCGTGGTGGGCTGTGTGGCCTTtcgaggttcttgttcttcccaAGCGACATATTCGATCTCTTCTCGATTTCAAGCCCGAGGAGCGACTCCAATTCGCCGAAGCCATTCAAGAAGTCACCCGGCGATACGATAACTTGTTCGAATGTAACTTTCCCTACAGTTCTGGTCTTCACCAGGCGCCTCTTGACGGAACAcctgaggagatggagagcgCATATTTCCACATGCACTTCTACCCACCTCTGTTACGTTCAGCCACTGTCAAGAAGTTCCTCGTTGGCTACGAGCTTCTGGCCGAGCCTCAGCGTGATATCACTCCTGAGCAGGCCACAGTCCGTTTGAGAAATTGCGGAGGAGAGCTATATCGCAAAAGTCTATAG
- a CDS encoding MFS transporter, PHS family, inorganic phosphate transporter, with protein sequence MLTKLDVRAVLVAGVGFFLDSYDIFAINLITILLGVVFWGDPNPQNGFSGNDGYLPDRVNQAFKASTSAGIVVGMIVFGWLADGFGRRRMYGVELGIIILATLCCALISSSPAMGSTGLLIFWRIIMGIGIGGDYPLSSVITSEFAPTRWRGAMVAAVFSMQGLGQLAAAIVALITTVAFKDAFIGAADESQCGFECRLAADRAWRIIVGVGAIPACAALYYRITIPETPRYTFDVEHDVEKADADIKAYVASKSKGSFDVVHQVRSKRVAGRSLDVPRASWSDLISFFRQWANFKMLLGTTLSWFFLDLAFYGLGLNNTFVLQAVGYGAGNSLFEKLHNQAVGMIILTCAGSLPGYWTAILSVDTFGRKPLQVFGFLLLTIIFCILGFAYKSLSQGGLLALYIVGQFLFNAGPNTTTFIVPGECFPTRYRSTGHGISAAMGKIGAIIAQGISIPMVRQGSPESCKGTDCSPNMHRLLQLFALFMLFGTLVSLLIPETKGMTLEELSGEPRTSYNSGCNGSISLGSPKLRAWNPFVGGQPAGFSYPRSRMSHFRKSDRVGIMTSPELMAETSRLRKPRIWRRHRKAKSSSGTDIALSTRSSGTGEDEIFPAGPPASSSTPPQPPPTWGAGWGRIDRGGPPPLLNSVQLQDVGSLLTK encoded by the exons ATGCTGACCAAATTAGACGTCCGAGCCGTATTAGTGGCAGGTGTTGGTTTCTTCCTTGACTCTTACGATATTTttgccatcaacctcatcacgATACTACTTGGAGTTGTCTTTTGGGGTGACCCTAATCCTCAGAACGGCTTCAGTGGCAATGATGGGTACCTACCTGACCGAGTTAACCAGGCTTTCAAAGCCTCTACGAGTGCTGGAATCGTAGTGGGAATGATCGTCTTTGGATGGCTAGCAGA TGGTTTTGGCCGCCGCCGTATGTATGGTGTCGAATTGGGTATTATCATCCTAGCGACGCTTTGCTGCGCTCTCATCTCCTCTAGCCCTGCAATGGGATCGACAGGTCTCCTAATCTTTTGGCGCATCATCATG GGTATTGGAATTGGCGGCGACTACCCGCTCTCAAGTGTCATTACCTCCGA GTTCGCTCCGACAAGGTGGCGCGGCGCTATGGTTGCTGCTGTCTTCTCTATGCAGGGACTTGGACAGCTCGCAGCTGCTATTGTTGCCCTAATCACTACTGTTGCTTTCAAGGACGCTTTTATCGGTGCTGCTGATGAAAGCCAATGCGGTTTCGAGTGTCGATTGGCCGCTGACCGAGCATGGCGAATTATTGTTGGAGTGGGTGCCATACCTGCTTGTGCCGCCCTCTATTACCGTATCACTATCCCGGAAACCCCTCGATATACCTTTGATGTTGAGCACGACGTCGAGAAAGCCGATGCCGACATTAAAGCATACGTTGCCAGCAAGTCTAAGGGTTCCTTTGACGTTGTTCATCAAGTCAGGAGTAAGCGCGTAGCTGGACGTAGCCTTGACGTCCCTCGTGCTTCCTGGTCTGATCTTATTTCCTTCTTCCGCCAATGGGCCAATTTCAAGATGCTATTAGGCACAACCTTGTCCTGGTTCTTTTTG GACCTCGCTTTCTATGGTCTTGGCCTTAATAATACCTTTGTCCTTCAAGCTGTGGGCTACGGTGCTGGCAACTCCCTTTTTGAAAAGCTTCACAACCAAGCTGTCGGAATGATCATTTTGACATGTGCTGGATCGCTTCCTGGCTACTGGACTGCCATTCTTAGCGTCGACACCTTTGGCCGCAAGCCGTTACAGGTTTTCGgatttcttctgctcacCATTATCTTCTGTATCCTCGGCTTTGCTTACAAGAGCCTGTCACAGGGGGGTTTGCTTGCGCTCTATATTGTAGGCCAGTTTCTCTTCAATGCTGGCCCTAACACGACTACTTTCATCGTTCCTGGCGAATGTTTCCCTACCCGATATCGATCGACCGGCCATGGCATCTCGGCTGCCATGGGCAAAATAGGCGCAATTATTGCGCAGGGCATCAGCATCCCTATGGTGCGACAGGGATCCCCCGAGAGTTGTAAAGGCACCGATTGTTCACCAAACATGCACCGACTGCTCCAACTCTTTGCCCTTTTCATGTTGTTTGGTACTCTGGTGTCCTTGTTGATTCCTGAGACCAAGGGCATGACTTTGGAGGAGCTTTCTGGAGAACCCCGCACAAGCTACAATTCTGGATGCAATGGTAGTATCAGTCTTGGGTCACCAAAGCTCAGGGCTTGGAACCCCTTTGTCGGTGGTCAACCCGCAGGATTCTCGTATCCTAGATCCAGAATGAGTCACTTCCGAAAGAGTGACCGTGTTGGTATCATGACCTCACCGGAACTCATGGCGGAGACATCCCGACTTCGAAAACCTCGCATCTGGAGAAGACACCGCAAGGCCAAGTCGAGCAGCGGTACAGATATCGCTTTGAGCACTCGAAGCTCTGGTACAGGAGAGGATGAAATCTTCCCAGCAGGCCCCCCTGCATCTTCGTCTACTCCTCCACAGCCACCGCCGACTTGGGGAGCTGGCTGGGGACGGATAGATAGAGGAGGACCACCTCCGCTGTTGAACTCGGTCCAGCTGCAGGATGTTGGAAGTCTCTTGACGAAATGA
- a CDS encoding hydrolase-HD superfamily protein, translated as MTISVCMRLPQTIRTIKTTVNSLRPLSSPCTSNSTFTPRRYRLYSTAKMGSQPEKENGRVDLRLEEVIGDLGFTPMVKVADPWTVDKVVKEIPGGAPTEESSSPLPFFHMLERLKTTKREGWRRFGISRGESIADHMYRMSLISMFAPPSLAPKLDLPKCMKMCLIHDMAELLVGDITPVDGVPKPEKSRREAETMDFLTKNLLRNVAGGTTGEDIRAIWQEYEDSETLDSHFVHDVDKMELLLQMVEYEKRGEGKVDLGEFAYVATRMTLPEMKAWGQEVLKEREAFWGSKEHVHGEQGVNGGVTSERKGQQDNYYDKD; from the exons ATGACCATCTCTGTTTGTATGCGACTGCCGCAAACGATTCGTACCATAAAAACCACTGTCAACTCGCTGCGACCACTTTCTTCACCTTGCACTAGCAACTCAACATTTACCCCGCGACGATACAGATTGTACTCTACTGCAAAGATGGGTTCGCAACCGGAGAAGGAGAATGGACGTGTGGATCTTCGTCTTGAGGAAGTAATTGGAGATTTAGGTTTCACGCCTATGGTCAAGGTCGCCGATCCTTGGACTGTTGACAAGGTGGTCAAGGAGATTCCTGGTGGTGCTCCTACTGAGGAATCTTCCTCGCCtcttcccttcttccacATGCTCGAGCGACTCAAGACAACCAAGCGAGAAGGATGGAGGCGTTTCGGTATCTCTAG GGGAGAGTCTATTGCCGACCACATGTATCGCATGTCTCTAATCTCCATGTTTGCGCCTCCCTCTCTCGCCCCGAAACTCGATCTTCCCAAGTGCATGAAGATGTGTCTTATCCACGACATGGCGGAGCTTCTTGTCGGCGACATCACACCCGTCGACGGCGTTCCCAAGCCCGAGAAGAGCCGACGCGAAGCGGAGACGATGGACTTTTTGACCAAGAACTTGCTACGAAACGTTGCAGGCGGCACAACAGGCGAGGACATCCGCGCAATCTGGCAGGAATATGAGGACTCCGAGACACTGGACAGTCACTTTGTGCACGACGTGGACAAGATggagcttcttctgcagATGGTGGAGTATGAGAAGCGCGGTGAGGGTAAGGTCGATCTTGGCGAGTTTGCGTACGTCGCGACCAGGATGACGCTGCCGGAGATGAAGGCCTGGGGCCAGGAGGTTCTCAAGGAGCGGGAGGCTTTCTGGGGAAGTAAGGAGCATGTTCATGGAGAGCAGGGTGTTAACGGAGGTGTTACATCCGAGCGAAAGGGCCAGCAGGACAACTACTACGACAAGGACTAA
- a CDS encoding 3-ketoacyl-CoA reductase — MDAITDFLHNVPQPLQWGLAGIGALFLGSKILSYLQLVLSAFVLGGTNLRKYGKPGTWAVITGASDGLGKEYALQLAAKGFNLVLVSRTLSKLESLSAEIQQKYPGKGLQVKVLDMDFSQNNDADYERLSELISGLDVGILINNVGQSHSIPVSFLETTKEELQNIVTINCIGTLRVTQVVAPILKQRKCGLILTMGSFGGWTPTPLLATYSGSKAFLQQWSNALSAELADHNVDVYLVLSHLVTTAMSKVRRPSLLVPNARNFVKATLGKIGLGGYQTAPNTYTPWWSHAFMLWFIENIPGANGPITIFFNKRMHEDIRRRALRKAARDAKKQ, encoded by the exons ATGGACGCCATTACAGACTTCCTCCATAATGTACCGCAGCCTCTTCAGTGGGGTCTTGCTGGTATTGGTGCTCTCTTCCTGGGATCCAAGATTCTGAGCTATCTCCAGCTTGTCCTCAGCGCTTTCGTGCTCGGAGGCACCAAC CTCCGCAAGTATGGAAAGCCTGGCACTTGGGCCGTCATCACCGGTGCCTCTGATGGCCTCGGCAAAGAGTATGCTCTGCAGCTCGCTGCCAAGGGCTTCAACCTCGTCCTCGTTTCCCGAACCCTCTCCAAGCTCGAGAGCCTCTCCGCCGAGATTCAACAGAAGTACCCTGGAAAGGGTCTGCAAGTCAAGGTGCTCGACATGGACTTTTCCCAGAACAACGATGCCGACTACGAGCGTTTGAGTGAGCTGATTTctggtcttgatgttggtattctcatcaacaacgtTGGCCAGAGTCACAGCATCCCCGTTTCTTTCCTCGAGAccaccaaggaggagcttCAGAACATTGTCACCATCAACTGCATTGGTACTCTCCGAGTTACTCAGGTCGTCGCTCCTATCCTTAAGCAGCGAAAGTGCGGTCTTATCCTCACCATGGGATCTTTCGGTGGCTGGACTCCTACTCCTCTCTTGGCGACATACTCTGGTAGCAAGGCTTTCCTTCAGCAGTGGAGCAACGCTCTCTCCGCCGAGCTTGCTGACCACAATGTCGATGTCTACCTTGTTCTGAGCCACCTTGTCACCACCGCCATGAGCAAGGTCCGCCGCCCTAGTCTTCTTGTCCCCAACGCTCGCAACTTTGTCAAGGCTACTCTCGGCAAGATTGGACTTGGTGGTTACCAGACCGCGCCCAACACTTATACCCCCTGGTGGAGCCACGCTTTCATGTTGTGGTTCATTGAGAACATTCCTGGTGCTAATGGCCCTATCACTATTTTCTTCAATAAGAGGATGCACGAGGACATTCGACGCCGAGCTCTCCGCAAGGCTGCTCGCGATGCTAAGAAGCAGTAA
- a CDS encoding hypothetical protein (At least one base has a quality score < 10), with the protein MDVIKSILPEAKGVLPYYMIILSIISIGNSLQTYTTLHFSRRVYNGKFVRNPKLPPKTDKFEPEDQINKLVPAQNDPKATDQLTPLAGRLFGTWTLITCVVRCYAAYNLHIGPVYTIAYWTYIVALGHFASELFVFKTMTFGLPQYFPFTLASISLIWMPLVRDYYVEYN; encoded by the exons ATGGATGTTATCAAATCTATCCTCCCCGAAGCAAAGGGTGTTCTACCCTACTACATGATCATC CTGTCCATCATTTCGATCGGAAACTCGCTGCAGACGTATACAACCCTACACTTCTCCCGACGAGTCTACAACGGCAAATTCGTCCGCAACCCCAAGCTCCCTCCCAAGACCGACAAGTTTGAGCCAGAGGACCAGATCAACAAGCTGGTTCCTGCTCAGAACGACCCCAAGGCTACCGATCAGCTTACTCCCCTTGCCGGAAGACTTTTCGGTACCTGGACGCTCATTACTTGCGTTGTTCGATGCTACGCAGCTTATAACCTCCACATTGGTCCCGTTTACACCATTGCTTACTGGACTTACATTGTCGCCTTGGGACATTTTGCCAGTGAGCTCTTCGTTTTCAAGACCATGACTTTTGGTCTCCCTCAGTACTTCCCTTTCACTCTGGCTTCCATCTCTCTTATCTGGATGCCTCTTGTCCGTGACTACTATGTCGAGTACAACTAA
- a CDS encoding MFS transporter, PHS family, inorganic phosphate transporter, with amino-acid sequence MPDYDEDMLPPPASGSQQDRTWGGNNAFHNFFNDFSHIPDPNLRRRLALSEIDKVPFGAYHVRAVLVAGVGFFLDSYDIFAINLITILLGVVFWGDPNPQNGFSGNDGYLPDRVNQAFKASTSAGIVVGMIVFGWLADGFGRRRMYGVELGIIILATLCCALISSSPAMGSTGLLIFWRIIMGIGIGGDYPLSSVITSEFAPTRWRGAMVAAVFSMQGLGQLAAAIVALITTVAFKDAFIGAADESQCGFECRLAADRAWRIIVGVGAIPACAALYYRITIPETPRYTFDVEHDVEKADADIKAYVASKSKGSFDVVHQVRSKRVAGRSLDVPRASWSDLISFFRQWANFKMLLGTTLSWFFLDLAFYGLGLNNTFVLQAVGYGAGNSLFEKLHNQAVGMIILTCAGSLPGYWTAILSVDTFGRKPLQVFGFLLLTIIFCILGFAYKSLSQGGLLALYIVGQFLFNAGPNTTTFIVPGECFPTRYRSTGHGISAAMGKIGAIIAQGISIPMVRQGSPESCKGTDCSPNMHRLLQLFALFMLFGTLVSLLIPETKGMTLEELSGEPRTSYNSGCNGSISLGSPKLRAWNPFVGGQPAGFSYPRSRMSHFRKSDRVGIMTSPELMAETSRLRKPRIWRRHRKAKSSSGTDIALSTRSSGTGEDEIFPAGPPASSSTPPQPPPTWGAGWGRIDRGGPPPLLNSVQLQDVGSLLTK; translated from the exons ATGCCAGACTACGACGAAGACATGCTGCCTCCCCCGGCATCAGGCTCTCAGCAGGATCGCACTTGGGGTGGTAATAACGCTTTtcacaacttcttcaacgacTTCTCTCACATCCCCGACCCAAATCTTCGCCGCCGCCTTGCTTTATCTGAGATTGATAAAGTCCCCTTTGGTGCATACC ACGTCCGAGCCGTATTAGTGGCAGGTGTTGGTTTCTTCCTTGACTCTTACGATATTTttgccatcaacctcatcacgATACTACTTGGAGTTGTCTTTTGGGGTGACCCTAATCCTCAGAACGGCTTCAGTGGCAATGATGGGTACCTACCTGACCGAGTTAACCAGGCTTTCAAAGCCTCTACGAGTGCTGGAATCGTAGTGGGAATGATCGTCTTTGGATGGCTAGCAGA TGGTTTTGGCCGCCGCCGTATGTATGGTGTCGAATTGGGTATTATCATCCTAGCGACGCTTTGCTGCGCTCTCATCTCCTCTAGCCCTGCAATGGGATCGACAGGTCTCCTAATCTTTTGGCGCATCATCATG GGTATTGGAATTGGCGGCGACTACCCGCTCTCAAGTGTCATTACCTCCGA GTTCGCTCCGACAAGGTGGCGCGGCGCTATGGTTGCTGCTGTCTTCTCTATGCAGGGACTTGGACAGCTCGCAGCTGCTATTGTTGCCCTAATCACTACTGTTGCTTTCAAGGACGCTTTTATCGGTGCTGCTGATGAAAGCCAATGCGGTTTCGAGTGTCGATTGGCCGCTGACCGAGCATGGCGAATTATTGTTGGAGTGGGTGCCATACCTGCTTGTGCCGCCCTCTATTACCGTATCACTATCCCGGAAACCCCTCGATATACCTTTGATGTTGAGCACGACGTCGAGAAAGCCGATGCCGACATTAAAGCATACGTTGCCAGCAAGTCTAAGGGTTCCTTTGACGTTGTTCATCAAGTCAGGAGTAAGCGCGTAGCTGGACGTAGCCTTGACGTCCCTCGTGCTTCCTGGTCTGATCTTATTTCCTTCTTCCGCCAATGGGCCAATTTCAAGATGCTATTAGGCACAACCTTGTCCTGGTTCTTTTTG GACCTCGCTTTCTATGGTCTTGGCCTTAATAATACCTTTGTCCTTCAAGCTGTGGGCTACGGTGCTGGCAACTCCCTTTTTGAAAAGCTTCACAACCAAGCTGTCGGAATGATCATTTTGACATGTGCTGGATCGCTTCCTGGCTACTGGACTGCCATTCTTAGCGTCGACACCTTTGGCCGCAAGCCGTTACAGGTTTTCGgatttcttctgctcacCATTATCTTCTGTATCCTCGGCTTTGCTTACAAGAGCCTGTCACAGGGGGGTTTGCTTGCGCTCTATATTGTAGGCCAGTTTCTCTTCAATGCTGGCCCTAACACGACTACTTTCATCGTTCCTGGCGAATGTTTCCCTACCCGATATCGATCGACCGGCCATGGCATCTCGGCTGCCATGGGCAAAATAGGCGCAATTATTGCGCAGGGCATCAGCATCCCTATGGTGCGACAGGGATCCCCCGAGAGTTGTAAAGGCACCGATTGTTCACCAAACATGCACCGACTGCTCCAACTCTTTGCCCTTTTCATGTTGTTTGGTACTCTGGTGTCCTTGTTGATTCCTGAGACCAAGGGCATGACTTTGGAGGAGCTTTCTGGAGAACCCCGCACAAGCTACAATTCTGGATGCAATGGTAGTATCAGTCTTGGGTCACCAAAGCTCAGGGCTTGGAACCCCTTTGTCGGTGGTCAACCCGCAGGATTCTCGTATCCTAGATCCAGAATGAGTCACTTCCGAAAGAGTGACCGTGTTGGTATCATGACCTCACCGGAACTCATGGCGGAGACATCCCGACTTCGAAAACCTCGCATCTGGAGAAGACACCGCAAGGCCAAGTCGAGCAGCGGTACAGATATCGCTTTGAGCACTCGAAGCTCTGGTACAGGAGAGGATGAAATCTTCCCAGCAGGCCCCCCTGCATCTTCGTCTACTCCTCCACAGCCACCGCCGACTTGGGGAGCTGGCTGGGGACGGATAGATAGAGGAGGACCACCTCCGCTGTTGAACTCGGTCCAGCTGCAGGATGTTGGAAGTCTCTTGACGAAATGA